One Deltaproteobacteria bacterium DNA window includes the following coding sequences:
- a CDS encoding ammonium transporter, whose amino-acid sequence MNSADTVFVLISAALVMLMTPGVALFYGGMVRTKNILATLIQSYVVLGIISIEWVLWGYSMAFGPDHGGIIGGLELIGLRGVGLVPDASYADNIPQLAFMIFQCMFAVITPALITGAFAERMKFTAFLVFTLAWGTLVYNPIAHWVWGSGGWMGRMGALDFAGGTVVHISSGISALAAALVIGRRAGYGSTSFLPHNLPMTMTGAALLWFGWFGFNAGSALACNGLAANAFVATHIASAAAALSWMFLEWARRGNPTALGTASGALAGLVAITPAAGFVGPLSSLLVGAAAGALCYGGVLVKSKLGYDDALDVVGIHGLGGAWGAIATGLFASTAVNPDGANGLFFGNAAQLWVQLLSIVITMGFSFIMTFILLKIIDWTIGLRVSPAEEERGMDISLHNETGYTF is encoded by the coding sequence ATGAATTCGGCGGATACGGTCTTCGTGTTGATATCAGCGGCTTTGGTTATGTTGATGACCCCTGGGGTGGCGCTTTTTTATGGCGGGATGGTGAGGACCAAAAATATCCTCGCAACGCTTATACAGAGTTACGTGGTCTTGGGAATCATCTCCATTGAGTGGGTACTCTGGGGGTATTCCATGGCCTTTGGACCGGATCACGGCGGTATTATCGGAGGGCTGGAATTGATCGGGCTCAGGGGAGTAGGACTGGTTCCCGATGCAAGCTATGCCGACAATATTCCGCAACTGGCGTTCATGATCTTTCAGTGTATGTTCGCCGTGATCACCCCCGCGCTCATTACCGGCGCCTTTGCCGAGAGGATGAAATTCACCGCATTCCTGGTCTTTACCCTTGCTTGGGGCACCCTGGTCTATAACCCCATCGCACATTGGGTTTGGGGTTCAGGGGGCTGGATGGGAAGGATGGGTGCCCTGGATTTTGCCGGGGGAACCGTGGTCCACATCAGTTCCGGTATATCGGCCCTTGCAGCGGCCCTGGTCATAGGCAGGCGTGCTGGGTATGGTTCCACCTCTTTTCTCCCTCACAATCTTCCAATGACCATGACAGGTGCGGCCCTGCTGTGGTTCGGATGGTTCGGTTTCAACGCCGGCAGCGCCCTTGCCTGCAACGGGCTGGCAGCCAACGCCTTTGTGGCGACCCATATCGCTTCCGCCGCCGCGGCCCTTTCCTGGATGTTCCTGGAGTGGGCCCGCCGCGGCAACCCTACGGCTCTAGGAACAGCAAGCGGTGCCCTGGCGGGATTAGTGGCCATTACACCGGCGGCGGGCTTTGTTGGACCTCTTTCTTCCCTTCTTGTAGGGGCTGCGGCCGGGGCGCTTTGCTATGGCGGCGTGCTTGTTAAATCCAAGCTGGGATATGACGATGCCCTGGACGTAGTAGGCATCCATGGCCTGGGCGGGGCCTGGGGTGCCATTGCCACCGGTCTTTTCGCATCCACCGCCGTCAACCCAGATGGGGCGAATGGTCTGTTCTTCGGAAACGCCGCACAGCTTTGGGTGCAGCTCCTATCCATAGTGATCACCATGGGTTTTTCCTTCATCATGACCTTCATCCTGCTGAAAATCATTGACTGGACCATCGGTCTCAGGGTCTCGCCGGCGGAGGAGGAACGCGGAATGGATATCAGCCTGCACAACGAAACAGGCTACACTTTTTAA
- a CDS encoding sigma 54-interacting transcriptional regulator, which yields MQNHLDQVSCLYEITKAIHATLDLRKSLNRVLDLLSEHLGMKRGFITLLDPNTSEIHIELAHGITSAEKMRGRYKLGEGVTGRVIESGRPMAVPNIDEEPLFLDRTGARRRIDRSKISFICVPIKDDSRVIGALSADTISRPPRSLDEDVRLLTVISTLIAQKVSLLEKIGRETDQLRRENLLLRKNLNEKYSFSNIIGNSRKMREVYYLITQVAKSNANVLLLGESGTGKELVANAIHYNSLRADKPFVKINCAALPAHLVEAELFGYEKGAFTGAVRQKAGKFERADKGTIFLDEIGSLAFESQGKLLRVLQERELERLGGTETLHVNIRLIAATNRDLAKEVDKGRFREDLFYRLNVYPIYLPPLREREADLLLLADYFLEKYAKEYNKDIQRISTPAIDALTQYHWPGNVRELENCIERAVLLCEDKVIHSYHLPPTLRTAGDTGTEQSQSFQDAVETFERELLIDALKTTRGNMRRAARNLKTTERIFGYKVKKYGIDPKRYR from the coding sequence ATGCAGAATCATCTGGACCAGGTAAGTTGCCTGTACGAGATCACCAAGGCCATTCACGCCACCCTGGACCTTCGAAAATCTCTCAACAGGGTGCTGGATTTGCTCTCCGAGCACCTGGGGATGAAGCGCGGCTTCATTACGCTTCTAGATCCGAACACATCAGAGATCCATATCGAATTGGCCCATGGGATCACTTCAGCCGAGAAAATGCGCGGGCGGTACAAGCTGGGGGAGGGGGTTACGGGACGGGTCATTGAGTCAGGGCGCCCCATGGCCGTTCCCAACATCGACGAAGAACCCCTGTTTCTGGACAGGACGGGCGCGAGAAGACGGATCGACCGATCAAAAATTTCCTTTATTTGCGTGCCTATCAAGGATGACAGTCGGGTAATCGGTGCCCTCAGTGCCGACACCATTTCCAGGCCGCCCCGCTCCCTGGATGAGGATGTCCGGTTGTTGACCGTGATCAGCACCCTTATCGCCCAAAAGGTCTCCTTGCTGGAGAAAATCGGCAGGGAGACGGACCAGTTGCGGCGGGAGAATCTCCTGCTCCGCAAAAATCTCAATGAGAAGTACAGCTTCTCAAATATCATAGGCAACAGCCGAAAGATGCGGGAGGTCTATTACCTGATCACCCAGGTGGCCAAGAGTAACGCCAATGTGCTCCTGTTGGGCGAGAGCGGAACCGGAAAAGAATTGGTGGCCAATGCCATTCATTACAACAGCCTGCGGGCGGACAAGCCCTTCGTAAAGATCAATTGCGCGGCCCTGCCCGCCCATCTCGTTGAAGCGGAACTCTTCGGTTATGAAAAAGGAGCCTTTACTGGTGCGGTCCGGCAGAAGGCCGGAAAATTCGAACGGGCGGATAAGGGAACCATCTTTTTAGACGAAATCGGTTCCCTGGCCTTTGAAAGTCAGGGGAAATTGTTGAGGGTGCTCCAGGAACGGGAGCTGGAGCGCCTTGGAGGGACGGAAACGCTCCACGTCAACATCAGGCTGATCGCGGCCACCAATAGGGATCTTGCAAAGGAGGTGGATAAGGGGCGGTTCAGAGAAGACCTGTTTTACCGCCTCAACGTGTATCCGATCTACCTGCCGCCCCTCAGGGAACGGGAAGCCGATCTTCTCCTGTTGGCCGACTATTTCCTGGAAAAATACGCCAAGGAATACAACAAGGATATTCAACGGATCTCAACGCCCGCCATTGATGCCCTTACCCAGTATCATTGGCCCGGGAATGTTCGTGAGCTGGAGAACTGCATCGAACGGGCGGTTCTTCTCTGTGAGGACAAAGTTATTCACAGCTACCACCTCCCCCCCACCCTCCGAACCGCCGGAGACACCGGGACGGAACAGAGCCAATCCTTTCAGGATGCCGTGGAGACCTTTGAAAGGGAACTCCTTATTGACGCATTGAAGACGACCCGGGGCAACATGCGGAGGGCTGCCAGAAACCTGAAAACCACCGAGCGGATCTTCGGTTACAAGGTCAAGAAATACGGTATCGACCCTAAGAGATATAGATAA
- a CDS encoding methyl-accepting chemotaxis protein → MKRNRNRRRRYPVVKRSLQYRFLGFILGYGLLIVVLMAWVFLIPDLLLLDDATKPVEIRALAADRVLNVHARVWPAVIALLCVMGLHSFRVFHRIAGPLYRFEQVMEIIGKGDFSTRIRLRRKDYLHSEAEAFNRMIESLSERINGIIRAQEEAMETLGELEKALERNRGDGHGEEILSLLSAHRESLEKAEACDRFKMEKDIDGEGDNQVVQAAAGNESIQTPKKEP, encoded by the coding sequence ATGAAGAGAAATCGAAATCGGCGTCGCAGATACCCTGTCGTGAAACGATCTCTTCAATACCGGTTCCTGGGTTTCATCTTGGGATACGGGCTGCTTATTGTCGTGTTGATGGCATGGGTCTTTCTGATTCCTGATCTTCTCCTTTTGGATGATGCGACCAAGCCGGTTGAAATAAGGGCCCTTGCAGCAGATAGAGTCCTGAATGTACATGCAAGGGTGTGGCCCGCCGTGATAGCGCTCCTTTGTGTCATGGGGCTTCACTCTTTTCGGGTATTCCACAGGATTGCGGGGCCCCTGTATCGGTTTGAGCAGGTGATGGAAATAATCGGCAAGGGTGATTTCAGTACCAGGATACGGTTGAGGAGGAAAGATTACCTCCATTCCGAGGCGGAAGCCTTTAACCGAATGATCGAATCCCTCTCAGAACGCATCAACGGAATCATAAGGGCACAGGAAGAAGCCATGGAAACCCTGGGTGAACTGGAAAAGGCCCTTGAGCGGAACAGGGGCGACGGGCATGGGGAAGAGATATTAAGCCTGCTCAGCGCCCATCGGGAAAGTCTGGAAAAAGCCGAGGCCTGTGATCGATTCAAGATGGAAAAGGATATCGACGGGGAAGGTGATAACCAGGTTGTTCAAGCGGCGGCCGGGAATGAATCGATCCAAACACCAAAGAAGGAACCCTAA
- a CDS encoding HAMP domain-containing protein: MAFEIKPFRTRVAKRIFFLFLICAFFPTTVMALAAFYNVREQLRDQERETLGLQCKSISVSIYERIALLGDELRLLTGSLSRNVDPDRGDSIGGVLKQWGGHFERLAVLSPSTGRSSFRDPEEKALDLDPGQKAHLNEDRPLIIDRSSPKGPPKYSMIMPLEKGGANQGLLLGDIDLQFVWGAAKARPPLTELILVDKSAGRLLFNTAPGSLLSQIPDLIGMCTGQSGNFEWRTGNQGFLVSYRKVNLKASYHYPGWIVILMEDMDQASAFAKGFKTTFIAVAVLSLAMVVLLSVSQIRKNTVPLDILQGATRRIAEGDFDCVVQLNSGDEFQDLAQSFNEMSGKLKETQALLVQTAKMSTMGQMAAGIVHEIKQPLTAIYGLLQLARLEMPSGKSSERLETMEKALDRLNGILMKFRSFSQKSDEKHEPLSLKLVVKQVYELLEHQMFMKKVECVIEHEDRLPLILGNDHALQQVISNLLINAMDALEETREDRRKIVIRSFSSNGEICLAVEDNGSGIPEEKLEHIFEPFFTTKDPEKGTGLGLAIISSILHKHQARIEVRSKIGEGTVFTIRFPSSSDENTS, from the coding sequence ATGGCGTTTGAAATCAAACCTTTCCGAACCAGGGTGGCAAAGAGGATTTTTTTCCTATTCCTGATATGCGCCTTTTTCCCCACCACTGTAATGGCCTTGGCTGCCTTCTATAATGTCAGGGAGCAACTGCGGGACCAGGAAAGGGAAACCCTTGGCCTCCAGTGTAAGAGCATCAGTGTGTCAATATATGAGCGGATCGCGCTTCTTGGTGACGAATTACGGTTGCTGACGGGTTCCCTGTCAAGGAATGTCGATCCCGACAGGGGGGATTCCATTGGTGGAGTTCTCAAGCAATGGGGCGGACATTTTGAAAGGCTCGCCGTCCTTTCTCCCTCCACAGGTCGTAGTTCCTTCCGGGACCCAGAGGAAAAAGCGCTGGATCTTGATCCCGGCCAGAAGGCCCATCTTAATGAGGATCGGCCACTTATCATCGATCGGTCCTCTCCCAAGGGACCCCCGAAGTATAGTATGATTATGCCTCTGGAAAAGGGGGGGGCGAATCAGGGGCTCCTTTTGGGAGATATCGATCTGCAGTTTGTCTGGGGGGCTGCAAAGGCCAGGCCTCCCCTTACGGAACTTATTCTGGTGGATAAATCGGCGGGTCGTCTTCTTTTCAACACTGCTCCCGGTAGCCTGTTATCTCAAATACCCGACCTTATCGGCATGTGCACCGGTCAATCCGGCAATTTCGAATGGAGGACCGGGAATCAGGGATTCCTGGTGAGCTATCGAAAGGTGAATCTCAAGGCCTCCTATCATTATCCGGGGTGGATCGTAATCCTGATGGAGGACATGGACCAAGCAAGTGCCTTTGCAAAAGGCTTCAAAACGACCTTTATAGCCGTCGCCGTTCTCAGTCTGGCGATGGTTGTCCTTCTGAGTGTTTCCCAGATCCGCAAAAACACAGTCCCCCTGGACATCCTCCAGGGGGCGACCCGCAGGATCGCGGAGGGGGATTTCGATTGTGTCGTCCAGTTGAATAGCGGAGATGAATTCCAAGACCTTGCCCAATCATTCAACGAGATGAGTGGAAAGCTCAAGGAGACCCAGGCACTTCTGGTCCAGACGGCCAAGATGAGTACGATGGGACAAATGGCCGCCGGGATAGTTCATGAAATAAAGCAGCCCCTGACAGCGATCTATGGTTTGCTCCAGCTCGCCAGACTCGAAATGCCTTCAGGAAAATCCAGTGAACGCCTTGAGACTATGGAAAAGGCCTTAGACAGACTCAACGGCATACTCATGAAGTTCAGGTCCTTCTCACAGAAATCCGATGAAAAGCACGAACCCTTGTCCCTAAAATTGGTGGTGAAACAGGTTTATGAATTATTGGAGCACCAAATGTTCATGAAAAAGGTCGAATGTGTCATCGAGCACGAAGACCGTTTGCCGCTGATTTTAGGGAACGACCATGCCCTTCAGCAGGTGATCAGCAATCTGCTAATCAACGCCATGGACGCCCTGGAGGAAACCCGGGAAGACCGACGAAAGATTGTTATCCGGTCTTTCAGCTCAAATGGAGAAATCTGCCTGGCCGTAGAGGACAACGGTTCAGGCATCCCAGAGGAAAAACTGGAGCATATTTTCGAACCTTTTTTCACGACCAAAGACCCTGAGAAAGGTACCGGCCTGGGGCTGGCCATCATCAGCTCGATTTTACATAAACACCAAGCCAGGATAGAGGTGAGGAGCAAGATTGGAGAGGGAACGGTTTTTACCATCCGCTTTCCTTCCTCTTCGGATGAGAACACTTCCTGA
- a CDS encoding prepilin-type N-terminal cleavage/methylation domain-containing protein: MFLLNRRNTSGRLYLCVPECPRGFTLIEALMVMVILGTIGAIALPLYTRYIEKAKVTKAIAEISILQKEILNFQAENDAFPANLGDIGRGNLKDPWGAPYQYMDMTGVSGHGKCRKDHFMNPLNTDFDLYSMGPDGISKPPLTAKASRDDIVRADNGGFIGPASEF; this comes from the coding sequence ATGTTTTTGCTTAACCGCCGAAACACCTCGGGCCGGTTGTATCTTTGCGTCCCGGAATGCCCCCGAGGATTCACCCTTATTGAGGCTCTTATGGTCATGGTCATACTTGGGACCATTGGGGCCATCGCCCTCCCTCTCTATACCCGCTATATCGAAAAGGCCAAGGTCACCAAGGCTATTGCCGAAATCAGCATCCTCCAGAAGGAGATCCTGAACTTCCAGGCGGAAAACGATGCCTTCCCCGCCAACCTCGGCGATATCGGCCGCGGCAACCTCAAGGACCCTTGGGGCGCACCTTACCAGTATATGGACATGACCGGTGTGTCGGGGCATGGTAAGTGCAGAAAAGACCACTTCATGAATCCGCTCAACACTGATTTCGATCTTTACAGTATGGGACCGGACGGTATCAGTAAACCTCCCCTTACAGCCAAAGCCAGTAGGGACGATATCGTCCGTGCCGATAACGGTGGTTTCATCGGGCCGGCCTCGGAGTTTTGA
- a CDS encoding ABC transporter permease translates to MQGLFAVYRKELSDHFSSYRFVMLFALIAMVSFITSYMAGVSLRENLEGTARQTYYFLGLFNQAGALFSMVQFVAFFGPLIGLVLGFDAINRERSDGTLIKIVTQPIYRDSVINGKFLAGVTTIAVMVISIVLVISGLGLTLLGIVPGLDEILRLAVYVVISVFYISFWLGVAILFSIFFRGIATSALASVALWIFLSFFVSMGAGVLANTIAPLDQTQGVRRETLIKHYRIKERIGLLSPMAIYSQASATIIDPTLNTTSIQSLLRMGPIEKILAERFQRPLSLGQSLLVVFPHLVALVALSLICFAISYLVFMKQEIRT, encoded by the coding sequence ATGCAAGGGCTCTTCGCCGTTTACAGGAAGGAACTTTCAGACCATTTCAGCAGTTACCGGTTCGTCATGCTCTTCGCCCTGATCGCCATGGTCAGCTTCATCACGAGTTACATGGCGGGAGTAAGTCTTCGGGAGAACCTCGAGGGAACGGCCAGGCAGACCTATTATTTCCTGGGCCTTTTCAACCAGGCCGGGGCCCTGTTTTCCATGGTGCAATTTGTGGCCTTTTTCGGCCCCCTGATCGGCCTTGTCCTGGGTTTTGACGCCATAAACCGGGAGCGGTCCGACGGAACCCTGATCAAGATCGTCACTCAGCCCATCTATCGCGATTCGGTCATCAATGGAAAGTTCCTGGCCGGGGTGACCACCATCGCCGTCATGGTGATTTCAATCGTGCTCGTAATCTCGGGGCTGGGCCTTACCCTCCTGGGTATTGTTCCGGGACTGGATGAGATCCTGCGACTGGCCGTATACGTGGTGATCAGTGTTTTTTACATTTCCTTCTGGCTCGGGGTCGCCATCCTCTTCTCAATATTTTTCAGGGGAATCGCCACCTCCGCCTTGGCATCGGTAGCCCTGTGGATCTTCCTTTCCTTTTTCGTTTCCATGGGCGCGGGCGTGCTGGCAAACACCATCGCTCCCTTGGATCAGACCCAGGGGGTGCGACGGGAGACCTTGATCAAGCATTACCGGATCAAGGAAAGGATAGGTCTCCTATCTCCCATGGCCATTTATTCCCAGGCATCCGCAACCATTATCGATCCGACGCTGAACACCACCAGCATTCAATCGCTCCTCCGGATGGGCCCTATCGAAAAAATCCTGGCTGAACGTTTCCAGAGGCCCCTTTCCCTGGGGCAGAGCCTCCTCGTGGTCTTTCCTCACCTCGTGGCCTTGGTGGCCCTGAGCCTCATTTGTTTTGCTATTTCTTATCTGGTGTTTATGAAACAGGAGATAAGGACATAG
- a CDS encoding ABC transporter ATP-binding protein: MSGKNIIEARGLTKRYGNHTAVDNLSFQILEGEIFGFLGPNGAGKSTTLLMLLGLTQPSDGTLSVCGFDPLRNPKEVKRQVGYLPENVGFYGDLDAVQSLEYVADLNGLDRKEARERIREALEIVGLADEADGKKVGTFSRGMKQRLGIAEVLIKKPKVLFLDEPTLGLDPKGAIRLIELIQSLNRERGITVLLSSHALHEVQKISDRVGIMINGKMVAEGSIDELAREKLGVEGKTYTLEEIYMKYFQEV, translated from the coding sequence ATGAGCGGAAAAAACATCATTGAAGCCAGAGGGCTGACCAAACGGTACGGGAATCATACGGCCGTAGACAATCTGTCTTTCCAGATCTTGGAAGGAGAGATCTTCGGTTTCCTTGGGCCCAATGGAGCGGGAAAGAGCACGACTCTCTTGATGCTCCTGGGACTCACCCAGCCCAGCGATGGGACCCTATCCGTTTGCGGTTTCGACCCACTTCGAAACCCGAAGGAGGTGAAACGCCAAGTCGGGTATCTTCCGGAGAACGTGGGTTTCTATGGAGATTTGGATGCCGTACAAAGCCTTGAATATGTAGCCGACCTGAACGGCCTCGACCGGAAGGAGGCGAGGGAGCGGATCAGGGAGGCCCTTGAGATCGTGGGACTCGCTGATGAGGCTGATGGGAAGAAAGTCGGCACATTTTCCAGGGGCATGAAACAACGCCTGGGGATAGCCGAGGTGTTGATCAAGAAACCCAAGGTCCTTTTTCTCGATGAACCCACTCTGGGGCTGGATCCGAAGGGGGCCATCCGCCTCATCGAGTTGATTCAGTCCTTGAACCGGGAGCGGGGCATCACGGTTCTTCTCTCCTCCCACGCCCTTCACGAGGTACAGAAGATTTCCGACCGGGTGGGAATCATGATCAACGGGAAAATGGTGGCTGAGGGATCGATCGACGAGTTGGCCCGCGAGAAGCTGGGGGTTGAAGGGAAAACCTACACCCTGGAAGAAATCTACATGAAGTATTTTCAGGAGGTCTGA